AAATGTAAAAGTTTTCCATTGTGTATTAAGTCATATACATTCATGCTTCAAGCATAATGTATAGTACATACACtgtactatatacatatattataaactttgaaattcaaataacaTGCTTCATTGTACACATATTCAGACATTCTGTCTTGTCATTGTTTAATATGGTACTTGACAATAGATTGAAAGCATTTTGTTGATTATGTTTAGAAGGTAGAATTCActtatatttattgtattgaAGAAGTGCAAGAGATTAAGAGGTGTAAATAATTTCTCTCATTTTGATTGTAAGAACAATTGGTATATAGGCTATAAGAACAATTTTTAAAGTACTTGATCCAACAATACAATTGTGTAAAAAGTGTAAATGGCATATAATTTCTGCTACCTTTTCTAAGAACTGAAACCTCTTATATGATTGAATGTTGATACAATTCATATAACAAtgaatttttttgtttaattttaaatttaaaagtatTTGTACCACATAACTTACCAATAATTATAGTTTCACTGCAGCCTTATCTTCCGTGATatatttgaaacaattttaagTACAATCATATttggaataaataaattattaaacagcAAACACATCAAATATGAATGTTCCAACATAAAATacaaacttttttcttttcaataataACTGAATTTCGAAATGTAATCAAcagtatgtatatatttttctaccaATGTAACAGTATTGATCATAAATATTCGAAGTTTTCCTGAGATGCTAAAAAGTGTAtggatttaaaatataaaatttacataaaaacTCATGTACGTCGTTAGTATCAAAACACATTatgattttccttttttaaatctttGTCTCGCTTGCGCTTTGCTATATTTCGGgtgtttctctttttcattattcatttcagCTTCAATATCATCAAGCTCTTCTTTATCATTACCAAAAAGATCCACTGGTGGTTCTAAAAGCGACTTTCTTTGACGTTTTACGAAATAACGAAATCCCTTTGCAATGCCAAAACCTAGCATTGCTATGGACATTGTCAATAAGACCATCAAAAGAGGatgctatatttaataacaaaaaaaagaaatagaattattataaaaatttgtttagacatcctatttttaaaacttaaaCACATGTACCGTTAATGTAGGTTTGTTTGTAAAAACATAATCAGCAATTACAACTATAACTCCAAGTATGATACCAACACCAGCTCCAAGCCAGGGTATTTGTTGATCAGCTATAAAATAGTTTATCATCAAAATTTGATAAACATTTTTGCTGTACTTTTCATATTATAGGAATTGTACCTCTTTTATCTTGAATCAATAATTTGGCTACTCTATGCATTGCTTCTAAAATAGTTGGTTCATTTGGTTGAAGCGATAAAGCTTTGCAGTAAGATTGAAGAGCTTCGCTAAAGTGAAAAGTTTGTGATTCTACTTCAGCCTTCCTAAAATAACCCTACAAACAATTTAATATactagaatttaattaaacattatttatCCACATGTTATCTATGATTACTCTTACGAGTAAAACTGTGAttaacatatatatgtatatatatatataccttggtCCAATCTGGTTTTAATTGAATTGTCATTAGAGCATCTTCCATAGCAAAATGATATTGATGCATTTTTAAAAAGGCAAATGATCTATTACTGTACAAAGAATAATTTTGTGGATCAAGTTTAATAGCATGCGTGTAATGAAACATAGCCTCTTCATACTTCTGTTCTTTCACACACGTATTTCCACGCTCCTTAAGACTTTGAACCTTCaatataatgataaaaatatacGTAATAAAAGACATTAAATTGTTCGTTGAAAATTCTTTAAAGTTAATCGCatcaatattgatattaatcgTTAATATGTATTAAAGTTGTTGCAACAACTTCACCTCTAGGTTTCTAAATATAAGTTCTCTCATATAATTCAGAAATATATATGAACATTAATTAAAAGTCGTACATATTAGAAAAGTCGTAGATTCGAAATGTACAAATGCTTACCTCTGCTTCTCGTGGATTCGACATGGTTTACAAAGGCTCCCGTAAGTGGGTTACATAAAGTAAGTTTCACAAATTGTTATCTAAGCTACACGTTATCATTGTCCTTCAGACAGTTTCTAGGCaacgtttttttatttattaaaaatagtcAACAATAAGAAGTAACCGAAACACCTGCCATGTCTCTCTGACCGGTAAGTACATGCGCAACGGACATTGACATGTGATACTGCACTGCGCAGTCTTCCGCCCGTCGTCAGCTGTAGTAGCGCGCTGAAAGAACAAGAGCAAGCATCGACCGTTCTCTTTTTAATTCACGACGATGTTCTATTGGATACTACAGTGGTAGTGTTGAAAAGATGCTTGCATAAAAATGGGACACAGTCTTTAAGAAACGGGTAGAATCTAACCAATAATCCTTCCAATCTTTCTTATCAGACTATGCTTACAATGTCTCTTGATTAATCAACGATTTA
This region of Osmia lignaria lignaria isolate PbOS001 chromosome 10, iyOsmLign1, whole genome shotgun sequence genomic DNA includes:
- the LOC143305740 gene encoding sperm-associated antigen 1-like, yielding MSNPREAEVQSLKERGNTCVKEQKYEEAMFHYTHAIKLDPQNYSLYSNRSFAFLKMHQYHFAMEDALMTIQLKPDWTKGYFRKAEVESQTFHFSEALQSYCKALSLQPNEPTILEAMHRVAKLLIQDKRADQQIPWLGAGVGIILGVIVVIADYVFTNKPTLTHPLLMVLLTMSIAMLGFGIAKGFRYFVKRQRKSLLEPPVDLFGNDKEELDDIEAEMNNEKEKHPKYSKAQARQRFKKGKS